A DNA window from Pseudomonas sp. B21-056 contains the following coding sequences:
- a CDS encoding phage tail protein: MEVFIGTIQSFAFNFAPRDWALCNGQTLSLAQYQTLFALIGVTYGGDGQTTFLLPNLQGRLPIGQGNGLGLTPRVIGTVSGTENVTATLNNLPNHTHALTGITAATTLQLANPASNPVNTPTATNSFIGTSGTGPGAANIYSDQVGASPVPLQGVTTTVSGTVAPAGGSTPMAIMNPFLAINFSIALQGYFPSRN, encoded by the coding sequence ATGGAAGTATTCATCGGCACTATCCAGTCGTTCGCCTTTAACTTCGCACCCAGGGACTGGGCCCTGTGCAACGGGCAGACGCTCAGTCTTGCCCAGTACCAGACCTTGTTCGCCCTGATCGGCGTGACTTACGGAGGCGACGGCCAGACCACCTTTCTGCTGCCCAACCTGCAAGGTCGGTTGCCCATTGGCCAGGGCAACGGCCTGGGCCTGACCCCTCGGGTGATCGGCACCGTCTCCGGCACCGAAAACGTCACGGCGACACTGAACAACCTGCCCAACCACACCCACGCCCTTACGGGCATCACCGCCGCAACCACCCTGCAACTGGCGAACCCGGCCAGCAACCCGGTGAACACGCCAACGGCCACCAACTCGTTCATCGGCACCTCGGGCACCGGGCCAGGCGCGGCGAATATCTATTCCGACCAGGTAGGTGCCTCGCCGGTACCGCTGCAAGGTGTGACCACGACGGTCAGCGGTACGGTTGCTCCCGCGGGCGGCAGCACACCGATGGCGATCATGAACCCATTCCTGGCGATCAACTTCAGCATCGCCCTGCAAGGCTATTTCCCGTCCCGAAACTGA
- a CDS encoding efflux RND transporter periplasmic adaptor subunit produces MNAPVMGSAEQVFARFLDLERQTRAARNPAQLSYSLVNDGQALFGFRHAALLIAGKVQAVTGISAVEPNAPFVAFVEQAVAQLFKQGVLKQARVIAADGVSEAVQADWRSLSAAQVFWLPLIDHKGLVFGGLWLARDLPWTPAEQVLLSQLGDTYSHAWLALQPRKPWRLRWTRKRQVALVAVLLLGLLVPVRQSVLAPAEVVPLGGQVVAAPLDGVIAEFMVKPNQAVKNGDLLLRFESTTLKAQADVAERALDVAEAELKANSQRSFADAESSSKIDLLAARVEQKRAERNYALELLKRSEVRAERDGIAVFADVERWLGKPVQTGERLMEIADPNQAELRIELAVGDAISLAPGAQVALFLDSDPLQRHVAWLERSAYEAQPTAAGQLAYRLDARFDAAAPRIGLRGTAKIFGDRAPLALYLLRRPLAGLRQSVGL; encoded by the coding sequence GTGAACGCGCCGGTCATGGGCAGCGCCGAGCAGGTGTTTGCCCGCTTCCTCGATCTGGAGCGCCAGACGCGAGCCGCGCGTAACCCGGCGCAACTGAGCTACAGCCTGGTCAACGATGGTCAGGCGCTGTTCGGGTTTCGCCATGCCGCCCTGTTGATTGCCGGCAAGGTGCAGGCGGTGACCGGTATCAGTGCCGTGGAGCCGAATGCGCCCTTTGTGGCGTTTGTCGAGCAGGCGGTGGCGCAGCTATTCAAGCAAGGCGTGCTGAAGCAGGCCCGGGTGATTGCCGCCGATGGCGTGAGCGAAGCCGTTCAGGCGGACTGGCGAAGCCTGTCGGCCGCGCAGGTATTCTGGCTGCCGTTGATCGATCACAAGGGTCTGGTTTTCGGTGGCCTGTGGCTGGCTCGCGACCTGCCTTGGACCCCGGCCGAGCAAGTGCTGTTGTCGCAACTGGGCGACACCTACAGCCACGCCTGGCTGGCGTTGCAACCACGTAAGCCGTGGCGCCTGCGGTGGACGCGTAAACGCCAGGTGGCGCTGGTGGCGGTGTTGTTGCTGGGCTTGCTGGTCCCGGTGCGCCAGTCGGTATTGGCCCCGGCTGAAGTGGTGCCGCTGGGTGGTCAGGTGGTGGCGGCGCCGCTGGACGGCGTGATCGCCGAATTCATGGTCAAGCCCAACCAGGCCGTCAAGAACGGCGACCTGTTGCTGCGTTTCGAAAGCACCACCCTCAAGGCCCAGGCCGATGTGGCCGAGCGCGCGTTGGACGTGGCCGAGGCAGAGCTCAAGGCCAATTCCCAGCGCTCATTTGCCGATGCCGAATCGAGCTCCAAGATCGACCTGTTGGCGGCCCGCGTCGAACAGAAACGTGCCGAGCGCAACTATGCCCTCGAGTTGCTCAAGCGCAGTGAAGTTCGCGCCGAGCGGGATGGCATCGCGGTGTTTGCCGATGTCGAACGCTGGCTCGGCAAGCCGGTGCAGACCGGCGAGCGCTTGATGGAAATTGCCGACCCCAACCAGGCCGAGCTGCGCATCGAGCTGGCGGTGGGCGATGCGATAAGCCTGGCTCCTGGTGCGCAAGTCGCGTTGTTTCTCGACAGCGATCCGTTGCAGCGGCATGTGGCCTGGCTCGAGCGTTCGGCCTACGAGGCGCAACCCACGGCTGCGGGACAGCTTGCTTATCGATTGGATGCGCGCTTCGATGCAGCGGCGCCGCGCATTGGCCTGCGTGGCACGGCGAAGATCTTTGGTGATCGCGCCCCGCTGGCGCTGTACCTGTTGCGTCGGCCACTGGCCGGCCTGCGCCAGAGCGTAGGTCTGTAG
- a CDS encoding DUF6916 family protein has translation MLQQVHSHHFQPLLGQTSSLTLPDGSCLPVRIETLEETPRAKMPNTERMPFSVEFNSLQPTDFVDGLCTLEVPELGRLEGVFVSRVPPMGRDPAVGYFYIAFN, from the coding sequence ATGCTACAACAGGTTCATAGCCACCATTTCCAACCACTGCTGGGCCAGACCAGCAGCCTGACCCTGCCCGACGGCAGTTGCTTGCCCGTGCGGATCGAAACCCTCGAGGAGACGCCTCGGGCGAAAATGCCGAATACAGAGCGCATGCCGTTCAGTGTGGAATTCAACAGCTTGCAGCCCACTGATTTCGTAGACGGGTTGTGCACGCTGGAAGTGCCCGAACTGGGCAGACTGGAAGGGGTGTTCGTGTCGCGGGTGCCGCCCATGGGACGGGATCCGGCAGTGGGGTATTTCTATATCGCGTTCAATTAG
- a CDS encoding alpha/beta fold hydrolase translates to MSKPLMYLLAGNGSAADWWDDALPHFERYDVVPLELPGFGDHPQAPCEDLAAYAQVLLEMTIPGNAITAVGVNALLVLHALQRRPGHFCRSVLLAPVGAFLWQRRLPALMSPLPVRKTIHWLLANKPTLFARKFSNRTWTPAQYQRMGAGYARCRAFVPHWDLVRADTALPLLEWITDPVELVWGDQDNVLGIEQAAAWSAILARADLTISLKPGWGHYPWIDAPGEFAAWLESGERGFVAHTKGGRLRLAALAGQAVPPALSLNDCQDPRLPTFLDGQADVLWAVRSSSYGEDQADAANAGLSTTFLRVATQDVSGRIAELSATGVEEVVVQRFITPRLSGIAFVRHLAVELEWVEGHLESLADGQASPERAIISRLGKAWNSDTFKPAHGLTADQLWRFLQGVLRVFHYVPGDVEWAWDGSQLWLLQYRPISDYGWRRHLTAANIAEILPPQPSVLVEYAQRRAAASIPAIMARWDPRILQDNEPFTAVFGGASYINNDLFLARLADWGISASHYADEVGGATPHLPWRPLRLIRSLPLFLRMQRIARGHLPTLENGLRRFDRELLELTGQGADGQQLADWFTRFYVFVVQGNLCIATALASSGGDWLGRPPTAYDNLESVPHRLPWETDPATLRPAPTELPLQAFPQWPLAVRLAHSSGLPGLRGYYLQVREWYRDNLMRIFFRLHHAMPTAERAHWFTPHPDIRSREGSFWQDGREGTEQASGFLIYPGQVQGILGEDILLEDTLDPGRHAHYQNARAVIARMGGRLSHGSTLLRELRKPSAVLPQVNAAWLGREVLYRDGELTLVE, encoded by the coding sequence ATGAGCAAGCCTTTGATGTACCTGCTGGCCGGCAACGGCAGCGCCGCCGATTGGTGGGACGACGCCTTGCCGCACTTCGAGCGCTACGACGTGGTGCCGCTGGAGCTGCCCGGCTTTGGCGATCATCCACAAGCACCCTGCGAAGATCTGGCCGCCTATGCCCAGGTTTTGCTGGAGATGACGATCCCCGGCAACGCGATCACCGCGGTCGGGGTGAATGCGCTGCTGGTGCTGCATGCGTTGCAGCGTCGGCCAGGGCATTTCTGTCGCAGTGTCTTGCTGGCGCCGGTGGGTGCGTTTTTATGGCAGCGGCGCCTGCCGGCGTTGATGTCGCCCCTGCCGGTGCGCAAAACCATTCATTGGTTGCTGGCAAACAAGCCGACGCTGTTTGCCCGCAAGTTTTCCAACCGGACCTGGACGCCTGCGCAGTACCAGCGCATGGGCGCCGGGTACGCCCGCTGTCGCGCCTTTGTGCCGCACTGGGACCTGGTGCGTGCGGACACCGCGTTGCCGTTGCTGGAATGGATCACCGATCCGGTCGAACTGGTCTGGGGCGACCAGGACAACGTGCTGGGTATCGAACAGGCCGCGGCATGGTCAGCCATTCTCGCCCGCGCCGATCTGACCATCAGCCTGAAACCCGGCTGGGGTCACTATCCCTGGATTGACGCGCCGGGCGAATTCGCCGCGTGGCTGGAGTCGGGCGAGCGAGGGTTTGTCGCACACACCAAGGGTGGGCGCTTGCGCCTGGCGGCGCTGGCTGGGCAAGCGGTGCCCCCGGCGCTGTCGCTCAACGATTGCCAGGATCCGCGCCTGCCGACGTTTCTCGACGGCCAAGCGGACGTGCTCTGGGCGGTGCGCTCCTCCAGTTATGGCGAAGACCAGGCCGATGCGGCGAATGCGGGTCTGAGCACCACCTTTCTGCGGGTAGCGACGCAGGATGTGTCGGGTCGAATTGCCGAATTGAGTGCAACGGGTGTCGAGGAAGTGGTGGTGCAGCGGTTCATCACGCCGCGGCTGTCCGGGATCGCCTTCGTCCGTCACCTGGCTGTCGAGCTGGAGTGGGTCGAAGGTCATCTCGAATCGTTGGCCGACGGTCAGGCGAGCCCCGAGCGCGCGATCATTTCCCGCCTGGGTAAGGCGTGGAACAGCGACACCTTCAAGCCAGCACACGGCCTGACCGCCGATCAGCTATGGCGTTTCCTGCAGGGCGTGTTGCGGGTTTTCCACTATGTGCCTGGCGACGTTGAATGGGCCTGGGACGGCAGCCAGCTCTGGCTGCTGCAGTACCGGCCGATCAGCGATTACGGCTGGCGTCGACACCTGACCGCCGCCAACATCGCCGAGATCCTGCCGCCGCAACCCAGTGTTCTGGTGGAGTATGCCCAGCGTCGTGCAGCCGCGAGCATTCCCGCGATCATGGCACGCTGGGATCCGCGGATATTGCAGGACAACGAACCCTTCACCGCGGTGTTTGGCGGCGCTTCGTACATCAACAACGACTTGTTTCTCGCACGCTTGGCGGACTGGGGCATCAGCGCCAGCCACTACGCGGATGAGGTCGGCGGCGCCACACCGCATCTGCCTTGGCGACCGCTGCGCCTGATCCGTTCGCTGCCGTTGTTCCTGCGTATGCAGCGCATCGCCCGTGGACACCTGCCGACGCTGGAAAACGGTTTGCGACGCTTCGACCGGGAGCTGCTCGAACTGACCGGACAAGGCGCCGATGGGCAGCAATTGGCCGACTGGTTCACCCGCTTCTACGTATTCGTGGTCCAGGGCAACCTGTGCATCGCCACCGCATTGGCCAGCAGCGGTGGCGACTGGCTGGGCCGGCCCCCGACTGCCTATGACAACCTCGAATCCGTCCCGCATCGACTGCCCTGGGAAACCGACCCGGCTACGCTCCGCCCGGCACCGACCGAGTTGCCGTTGCAGGCATTCCCCCAATGGCCCTTGGCGGTTCGCCTGGCCCATTCGAGCGGTCTGCCGGGATTGCGCGGTTACTACCTGCAAGTGCGCGAGTGGTATCGCGACAACCTGATGCGGATTTTCTTTCGCTTGCATCACGCCATGCCGACGGCCGAACGGGCGCATTGGTTTACGCCGCATCCGGACATCCGCAGCCGCGAGGGCAGCTTCTGGCAGGATGGTCGCGAGGGCACCGAGCAAGCGAGCGGATTCCTGATCTACCCGGGACAGGTGCAAGGCATTCTGGGCGAAGACATTCTGCTTGAAGACACCCTGGACCCAGGCCGTCATGCACACTATCAAAACGCCCGGGCGGTGATTGCGCGCATGGGCGGACGCTTGTCCCACGGCTCGACCTTGCTGCGCGAACTGCGCAAACCCTCGGCGGTGCTGCCGCAGGTGAATGCGGCGTGGCTGGGGCGCGAGGTGTTGTATCGGGATGGGGAGTTGACGTTGGTGGAGTAG
- a CDS encoding NYN domain-containing protein: MRTAFFVDGYNVFYGLLAGTPYKWLNLAQLLAHIARVENPQSSLVSVDYFMSSVKPELATRGIVSKEAQDAYVRALKANQVTVHYGRHQLERANAPRFISKKVNASRQDTVAIWKLEEKETDVHIAISMYRVASRQEMLPWGKRVEQLVLVSGDTDMAPALRAVREDFPHLRIGVVLPYRTGSKRLAPGSLKEHAHWMRRIVTCDELQSHQFPNRVPTHKAPTIKPDYW, translated from the coding sequence GTGCGCACCGCTTTTTTCGTTGACGGCTATAACGTTTTTTATGGGTTGCTCGCCGGTACACCTTATAAATGGTTGAACTTGGCACAGTTGCTAGCGCATATAGCCCGGGTTGAGAATCCTCAGAGTTCACTTGTCTCCGTTGATTACTTCATGTCCTCCGTCAAACCGGAATTGGCAACCCGGGGGATCGTCTCCAAAGAAGCCCAAGACGCTTATGTCCGCGCCCTGAAGGCCAACCAGGTTACCGTCCACTATGGACGCCATCAGCTCGAACGAGCCAATGCGCCCCGCTTTATCAGTAAAAAGGTCAATGCCTCACGCCAGGACACGGTTGCTATCTGGAAGCTTGAAGAAAAGGAAACAGACGTCCACATTGCAATCAGCATGTATCGCGTAGCTTCCAGACAAGAGATGTTGCCATGGGGAAAGCGTGTCGAGCAGCTTGTGCTGGTGTCTGGCGACACTGATATGGCTCCAGCCTTGAGAGCAGTTCGTGAAGATTTTCCCCATCTCAGAATCGGCGTAGTGCTCCCCTACCGAACCGGCTCCAAACGTCTTGCCCCCGGATCCTTGAAAGAACATGCCCATTGGATGCGCCGTATTGTCACTTGCGACGAGCTCCAATCTCACCAATTCCCCAACCGGGTCCCCACCCACAAGGCACCCACCATCAAGCCGGATTACTGGTAG
- a CDS encoding sulfotransferase family protein, which produces MKGLSQFHFISGLPRSGSTLLSAILLQNPRFHAGMTSPVGTLFSSVLQQCSAGSEFGSVIDTELRRRLLSGLFDSYYADKADKPVIFDTNRQWCARLPALQDLFPQAKTIACVRNVAWVLDSLERLYRANPFENTKLFNDDDERNTVYSRCETLAQRNRLVGFAWTALKEAYYGENAESLLIVDYDLLSQAPERVMRLVYEFIDEPWFEHDFNHLTYDAPAFDQALGVAGLHKVKPRVAPQARRTLLPPDLFEKFAELSFWRDGSASAANVIRMKTDAAIS; this is translated from the coding sequence GTGAAGGGATTGTCACAGTTTCACTTTATCTCCGGTCTACCGCGCTCAGGCTCGACCCTGCTTTCCGCGATTCTGTTGCAGAACCCGCGCTTTCACGCCGGCATGACCAGCCCCGTCGGTACGCTGTTCAGCAGCGTGTTGCAGCAGTGCAGCGCCGGCAGCGAATTCGGTTCGGTGATCGACACCGAACTGCGCCGTCGTCTGCTGAGTGGGCTGTTCGACTCGTACTATGCCGACAAGGCCGACAAGCCCGTCATCTTCGACACCAACCGCCAGTGGTGCGCGCGTTTGCCGGCGCTGCAGGATCTGTTTCCCCAAGCCAAGACCATCGCCTGCGTGCGCAACGTCGCCTGGGTGCTCGACAGCCTGGAACGGCTCTACCGCGCCAACCCGTTCGAAAACACCAAGCTGTTCAATGACGACGACGAGCGCAACACCGTCTACAGCCGCTGCGAGACCCTGGCCCAGCGCAATCGCCTGGTGGGGTTCGCCTGGACGGCGCTCAAGGAAGCCTATTACGGCGAAAACGCCGAGTCGTTGCTGATCGTCGATTACGACCTGTTGAGCCAGGCGCCCGAACGGGTGATGCGGCTGGTCTATGAGTTCATCGACGAACCCTGGTTCGAACACGATTTCAATCACTTGACCTACGACGCACCGGCCTTCGATCAGGCCCTGGGCGTTGCCGGCCTGCACAAGGTCAAGCCCAGGGTTGCGCCGCAAGCGCGACGGACCCTGTTGCCGCCGGATCTGTTCGAGAAGTTTGCCGAGTTGTCGTTCTGGCGCGATGGGTCTGCCAGCGCGGCCAATGTCATTCGTATGAAAACCGACGCTGCGATCAGCTGA
- a CDS encoding biotin/lipoyl-binding protein: protein MELPSLRPDLQLSPAAPDPDGSPQWTLADPVRGRYFKLGAAAMRLLRHWSLGDPAQVLHAANREPGLPLTGESLEQLLGFLRGHDLISAMDPQQRDSYQFKTAARRQSLWQILLHQYLFFRIPLWRPDTFLNRAWPWLARFGPGLLRYGMPLTLGLGIFLVSRDWQRFVATFPHLFSLGGALAFGVALFFAKLCHEFGHAFMAKRAGCRVQSMGVAFMVLLPMFYTDVSDAWRVNDRRARLLIGAGGVLAELLLACIALLAWSLLPDGPARTAAFMLASATWITTLVINLNPFMRFDGYFLLSDFWAVDNLQGRAFALCRWRLREALFGYGVAAPEPWSPKMRRRLLVWGYGSWLWRAALFFGIALAVYHLFFKVLGIFLMMVELVWFIFMPIVNEWRQWWQRREQAHGPRVLLTGLVLLALVLALLLPWRSAVEVPAMLEAGRASALYAPVAARVKQVNVHDGQVVAQGDVLIELESPDMASRLSIVRREIEIQQLQMRRRAGRSETAADAGIVEQQLAEAVAEYRGLVAQRERLLLRAPHAGQVRDLLPQLAVGRWLSPTQPLVRVVQADARLRGYLTEAELWRVGPGATGRFIADDPMHPSIAVQLNEVDTNGTAWVEQQALTSDHHGPIAVRRDSQQRAEPVQAQYGVRLSVVDDEAAPLQPLRGVVVLQGQGESILGAAWRRLAALGVRESGF from the coding sequence ATGGAGTTGCCGAGCCTGCGACCGGACCTGCAATTATCCCCGGCCGCCCCGGACCCGGACGGCTCGCCGCAATGGACCCTGGCCGATCCGGTGCGTGGGCGTTATTTCAAGCTCGGCGCGGCGGCGATGCGCCTGTTGCGCCACTGGTCCCTTGGCGATCCTGCGCAAGTGCTGCATGCCGCGAACCGTGAGCCGGGCTTGCCGCTTACAGGGGAGTCGCTGGAGCAGTTGTTGGGCTTTCTGCGCGGTCACGATCTGATCAGCGCGATGGACCCGCAACAGCGCGACAGTTATCAATTCAAGACGGCTGCCCGGCGCCAGAGCCTGTGGCAGATTCTGTTGCATCAATACCTGTTTTTCCGCATCCCGCTGTGGCGTCCGGATACCTTTCTCAATCGTGCCTGGCCCTGGCTCGCCCGGTTCGGTCCTGGCCTGCTGCGTTATGGCATGCCGCTGACCTTGGGCTTGGGTATTTTCCTGGTGTCGCGGGACTGGCAGCGCTTCGTGGCGACGTTCCCGCACCTGTTCAGCCTGGGCGGCGCGCTGGCGTTCGGGGTGGCGCTGTTCTTCGCCAAGTTGTGCCATGAGTTCGGCCATGCCTTCATGGCCAAGCGCGCCGGTTGCCGTGTGCAAAGCATGGGCGTGGCATTCATGGTGCTGTTGCCGATGTTCTATACCGATGTCAGCGATGCCTGGCGGGTCAATGATCGGCGTGCCCGCCTGCTGATCGGTGCCGGCGGGGTCCTGGCGGAACTGTTGCTGGCGTGTATCGCGCTGCTGGCCTGGTCGTTGCTGCCCGATGGCCCGGCGCGGACCGCGGCGTTCATGCTGGCCAGTGCCACCTGGATCACGACGCTGGTCATCAACCTGAACCCGTTCATGCGCTTCGATGGTTATTTCCTGCTCAGTGATTTCTGGGCGGTGGATAACCTCCAGGGGCGGGCGTTCGCCCTGTGTCGCTGGCGCCTGCGCGAAGCCCTGTTCGGTTATGGCGTGGCGGCACCGGAACCCTGGTCGCCGAAAATGCGCCGCCGCTTGCTGGTGTGGGGATACGGCTCCTGGTTGTGGCGTGCCGCTTTGTTTTTCGGCATCGCCCTGGCGGTCTATCACCTGTTCTTCAAGGTGCTGGGCATTTTCCTGATGATGGTGGAATTGGTCTGGTTCATTTTCATGCCGATCGTGAATGAATGGCGACAGTGGTGGCAGCGCCGCGAGCAGGCCCATGGGCCACGGGTGCTACTGACTGGTTTGGTCTTGCTGGCGTTGGTCCTGGCCTTGCTGTTGCCCTGGCGCAGCGCCGTGGAAGTGCCGGCGATGCTTGAGGCCGGACGGGCCAGTGCCTTGTACGCGCCGGTGGCGGCACGGGTCAAACAGGTGAATGTGCACGATGGGCAGGTCGTGGCCCAGGGTGATGTGCTGATTGAACTGGAGTCGCCGGACATGGCGTCACGCCTGAGCATCGTGCGCCGGGAAATCGAGATCCAGCAATTGCAGATGCGTCGCCGGGCCGGCCGTAGCGAAACCGCCGCCGACGCGGGCATCGTCGAGCAGCAACTGGCCGAAGCTGTTGCCGAGTACCGTGGTCTGGTCGCCCAACGAGAGCGTCTGTTGCTGCGTGCGCCCCATGCCGGTCAGGTGCGTGACCTGCTGCCGCAATTGGCGGTAGGCCGCTGGTTGTCACCTACGCAACCGTTGGTGCGAGTGGTGCAGGCCGATGCCCGTCTGCGCGGCTACCTCACGGAGGCCGAGCTTTGGCGGGTCGGGCCTGGTGCCACAGGGCGATTCATCGCTGATGATCCGATGCACCCTTCGATTGCCGTACAACTGAATGAAGTCGACACCAACGGCACAGCCTGGGTCGAGCAGCAGGCGTTGACGTCCGATCATCATGGCCCGATTGCCGTGCGCCGGGATTCGCAGCAGCGGGCCGAGCCCGTGCAGGCGCAATATGGCGTGCGCCTGAGCGTCGTAGATGACGAGGCTGCGCCGCTGCAACCGCTGCGTGGCGTGGTGGTGTTGCAGGGGCAGGGTGAATCGATACTGGGAGCGGCCTGGCGTCGGTTGGCGGCGTTGGGTGTGAGGGAAAGCGGGTTTTAA
- a CDS encoding GNAT family N-acetyltransferase, which translates to MESVAAEGLVVRPSRVSDGPFLQSLYQAARPDLQWIDGEHEQVQQVIAQQFQVQEQGLGDNFPNAMHYVVEKLGTAIGALSTDFGPNEIRVLYLAFIPQARGQGYGRTVLQGVQKAAQQIRCPVATVVWASNPHARRHYLALGFEVQERNPAAERLVWYPKGN; encoded by the coding sequence ATGGAGTCAGTAGCGGCAGAGGGACTGGTGGTGCGGCCGTCGCGGGTCAGCGACGGTCCGTTTTTGCAGAGCCTTTATCAGGCGGCGCGGCCGGATCTGCAATGGATCGATGGCGAGCATGAGCAAGTGCAGCAGGTGATCGCCCAGCAGTTCCAGGTGCAGGAGCAGGGCCTGGGGGACAACTTTCCCAACGCCATGCATTACGTCGTGGAAAAACTCGGCACCGCCATCGGCGCCTTGAGCACCGATTTCGGTCCCAATGAAATTCGTGTGCTGTACCTGGCCTTCATTCCCCAGGCGCGCGGTCAGGGCTATGGCCGGACGGTGTTGCAAGGGGTGCAGAAAGCCGCGCAACAGATCCGCTGCCCGGTGGCGACCGTGGTCTGGGCCAGCAACCCTCACGCACGGCGGCATTACCTGGCGCTGGGCTTCGAAGTGCAGGAGCGCAACCCGGCGGCGGAGCGGTTGGTCTGGTATCCGAAAGGCAACTGA
- a CDS encoding phage tail protein, with protein sequence MEVFMGTIQPFAFNFAPSGWALCSGQTLGISQYQALFSLLGTYYGGNGSTNFMLPNLQGRLPIGQGNGLGLTPRVIGEVSGTENVTATLNNLPNHTHALTGITAATTLQLANPASNPVSAPTATNSFIGTSGTGPGAANIYSDQIGASPVPLKGVSTTVSGTVAPTGNGLPMSIMNPFLAVNFSVALNGLFPSRN encoded by the coding sequence ATGGAAGTATTCATGGGCACTATCCAGCCGTTTGCCTTTAATTTCGCACCCAGCGGTTGGGCGCTGTGTAGCGGGCAGACGCTCGGCATCTCGCAGTACCAGGCGCTGTTCTCATTGCTCGGCACCTACTACGGAGGCAATGGCTCGACCAACTTCATGCTCCCCAACCTGCAAGGCCGCCTGCCCATAGGTCAGGGCAATGGCCTGGGCCTGACTCCACGGGTCATTGGCGAGGTTTCCGGCACCGAAAATGTCACCGCGACACTGAACAACCTGCCCAACCACACCCACGCCCTTACGGGCATCACCGCCGCAACTACCCTGCAACTGGCGAACCCGGCCAGCAATCCGGTGAGCGCGCCCACGGCGACCAACTCCTTCATTGGCACGTCGGGGACCGGGCCGGGCGCGGCGAATATCTATTCCGACCAGATAGGCGCCTCGCCGGTGCCGCTCAAAGGCGTGAGTACGACGGTCAGCGGTACGGTTGCCCCCACGGGCAATGGCTTGCCGATGTCAATCATGAACCCATTTCTGGCCGTCAACTTCAGCGTCGCCCTGAATGGGCTGTTCCCATCCCGTAACTGA
- a CDS encoding efflux RND transporter periplasmic adaptor subunit: protein MQRFGSWVVGLTFVACVVQAQTPVADDPLLEGNGAAGVSGGNEARGVLRAKDQAVLASELAGRIVELPFSEGESFKKGDTLARFDCSAYQAQLNAAQAASRGASEELAHNRQLAELKSVGRFEVSRAEARVSETQAQSQVYQVQVKRCSVIAPFDGQVVARKVQRYESVAAGAPLLDVVDNRTLEIHLLVPSRWMGKLKPGQSFTFIPDETGRPLQATVKRLGARIDEGSQTLLLVASLPDASGLLSGMSGTARFPESK, encoded by the coding sequence ATGCAGCGTTTTGGCAGTTGGGTTGTGGGATTGACCTTTGTAGCGTGCGTAGTCCAGGCGCAGACGCCTGTGGCGGACGATCCGCTGCTCGAGGGCAACGGCGCGGCCGGTGTGTCGGGTGGCAACGAGGCGCGAGGGGTGCTTCGGGCGAAGGATCAGGCGGTGCTGGCCAGTGAGTTGGCCGGACGTATCGTCGAATTGCCTTTCAGTGAGGGCGAGTCGTTCAAGAAGGGCGATACCCTCGCGCGGTTCGATTGCTCGGCCTATCAGGCCCAGCTCAATGCGGCTCAGGCGGCGAGCCGGGGTGCCAGCGAGGAGCTGGCGCATAACCGGCAACTGGCGGAATTGAAGTCCGTCGGGCGTTTCGAAGTTTCACGGGCCGAGGCTCGGGTCAGCGAGACCCAGGCGCAATCCCAGGTGTATCAGGTTCAGGTCAAGCGCTGCAGTGTGATCGCACCGTTCGATGGGCAGGTGGTGGCGCGCAAGGTCCAGCGCTATGAAAGCGTGGCGGCCGGCGCACCGTTGCTGGATGTGGTCGACAACCGCACCCTGGAGATTCATCTGCTGGTACCGTCGCGCTGGATGGGCAAGCTCAAGCCGGGCCAATCCTTTACGTTCATTCCCGACGAAACCGGCCGGCCGCTGCAAGCGACGGTCAAGCGCCTTGGCGCACGTATCGATGAGGGCAGCCAGACCTTGCTGCTGGTGGCGAGCCTGCCTGACGCCAGTGGCCTGCTGTCCGGCATGAGCGGCACGGCGCGTTTCCCGGAGTCCAAGTGA